Proteins from a single region of Xiphophorus maculatus strain JP 163 A chromosome 22, X_maculatus-5.0-male, whole genome shotgun sequence:
- the LOC106700385 gene encoding uncharacterized protein LOC106700385, protein MADASTQVTAQSEIINFTSNSTASTAVQVATVMKWLTFGIGLPVLVLALYALKNLSKGESKVPMHIMFLLVSDIISFFSRPSVDHSMEADPVFSSNGTDIIFYFGIISNISLMLFIAQERHLLVAYPQCLGCYTSIRQSPAVTFLAWASPFAMLTLALLGYNLWFAVSLLVPFPVLLFFAVDSWRALHCSRSNPPSPEKRRTVFGIGAIWANYTFLYAPFILSILLEALSFKDKVPYLVQVSHLLLYLSPLVDPFLYIFMTKGPKEVLRALPCCQKLQKKENTTPTVETVAETVETRL, encoded by the exons ATGGCTGATGCCAGCACACAGGTCACGGCTCAATCTGAAATCATCAACTTCACCAGCAACAGCACTGCGTCTACAGCAGTGCAGGTAGCCACTGTGATGAAGTGGTTGACATTCGGCATCGGGTTGCCTGTCCTCGTCCTGGCCCTTTATGCCCTCAAGAACCTCTCCAAAG GTGAGAGCAAGGTTCCCATGCACATCATGTTCCTCCTGGTGTCGGACATCATCAGCTTCTTCAGTCGTCCCTCTGTGGATCATAGCATGGAAGCTGACCCGGTCTTCTCCAGCAATGGCACAGACATCATCTTTTACTTTGGGATCATTTCCAACATCTCCCTCATGCTGTTCATAGCCCAGGAGCGCCATCTGCTGGTGGCCTACCCACAGTGTCTTGGCTGTTACACCAGTATCAGACAGTCACCTGCAGTGACCTTCCTGGCATGGGCCAGTCCTTTCGCCATGCTCACCCTCGCCTTGCTAGGCTACAACCTGTGGTTTGCCGTCTCTCTGCTCGTTCCTTTTCCCGTCCTCCTTTTTTTCGCTGTGGATTCCTGGCGGGCGCTACACTGCTCCCGATCCAACCCGCCAAGCCCAGAGAAGAGGAGGACAGTGTTTGGCATCGGGGCAATCTGGGCCAACTACACTTTCCTTTATGCCCCCTTTATCCTCAGCATCCTCTTGGAGGCTCTGTCCTTCAAGGATAAAGTCCCCTACCTGGTGCAGGTGTCTCACCTGCTTCTCTACCTCAGCCCGCTGGTAGACCCCTTCCTTTATATCTTCATGACCAAGGGTCCAAAAGAGGTACTGCGAGCTCTACCCTGCtgtcaaaaattacaaaagaaagaaaacacgaCACCCACAGTAGAAACTGTGGCTGAAACTGTAGAAACAAGACTTTGA